A part of Falco cherrug isolate bFalChe1 chromosome 16, bFalChe1.pri, whole genome shotgun sequence genomic DNA contains:
- the ZNF76 gene encoding zinc finger protein 76, with the protein MESLGLQAVTLSDGTTAYIQQAVKGEKLLEGQVIELEDGTTAYIHQMTVQKESVAFEDGQPVMLEDGSMAYIHSTIKESYDPSTFETIQLEDGSTAYIHHPVIIPPGSTILEVQVETGLEELAGEEKGDAFDVKTVGALETYTSKVSDEEEEEVTDTCHTKSDNSSNVPSQDLQEEEVHSSENGQQVSSKAFRCGYKGCGRLYTTANHLKVHERAHTGDRPYTCVFPSCGKGFTTGYSLKSHMRTHTGEKPYKCPEDMCSKAFKTSGDLQKHIRTHTGERPFKCSFVGCGRSFTTSNIRKVHMRTHTGERPYMCPEPSCGRGFTSATNYKNHMRIHTGEKPYMCTVPDCGKRFTEYSSLYKHHVVHTHCKPYTCNSCGKTYRQTSTLAMHKRSSHGELEVIEESEEAFYEQHQLEAAATDRDFPDNSKCIAFLSELGAEEEEDGMLTHVSLITQGGTEPVSVLQKDLQALGSAISMVTQSGALAVPREELAGDDTHTVTVTHTDGAEMQPVTIVTSGAVMAEESAATSLCHQQVALVATTNGTHITVQLEDQPSLEEAMSMTTVAIQYEPVTLDEALAENGC; encoded by the exons ATGGAGAGCTTGGGCTTGCAAGCAGTGACCCTTAGTGACGGGACGACAGCCTACATTCAGCAGGCTGTCAAAG GTGAAAAGCTGCTTGAAGGGCAAGTCATTGAACTGGAAGATGGGACCACAGCTTATATCCATCAGATGACAGTTCAGAAAG agtCTGTGGCTTTTGAAGATGGTCAGCCAGTGATGCTGGAAGATGGCAGTATGGCCTACATACACAGCACAATTAAAG AAAGTTATGACCCCAGCACCTTCGAGACCATCCAGCTGGAGGATGGCTCCACTGCTTACATACATCATCCTGTCATCATCCCACCTGGCAGCACCATCCTGGAAGTGCAGGTGGAAACTGGGCTGGAGGAGTtggctggagaggagaaaggtGATGCCTTTGATGTCAAGACTGTGGGTGCATTAGAGACGTACACCAGTAAG GTGTCTGAcgaagaagaggaggaagtgACAGACACCTGCCATACGAAGAGTGACAACTCCAGCAATGTCCCTTCCCAG GATCTGCAGGAAGAGGAAGTGCACAGCAGTGAAAACGGGCAGCAGGTCAGCAGTAAAGCTTTCCGTTGTGGATACAAAGGCTGTGGCCGGCTCTATACCACCGCCAACCATCTAAAG gtaCATGAACGTGCTCACACAGGTGACCGGCCATATACCTGCGTCTTCCCAAGCTGTGGGAAAGGATTTACTACAG GGTATAGCCTGAAGAGCCACATGAGAACGCATACCGGTGAGAAACCGTACAAGTGCCCGGAAGACATGTGTAGCAAAGCCTTCAAAACCTCTGGTGATCTACAGAAACACATTCGGACCCACACAG GTGAGCGTCCCTTTAAGTGCTCCTTTGTGGGCTGTGGCCGCTCTTTTACCACATCCAACATCCGCAAGGTTCACATGCGAACGCACACAGGCGAGCGGCCGTACATGTGTCCTGAGCCCAGCTGCGGGAGGGGCTTCACCAGTGCCACCAATTACAAGAACCACATGAGAATCCACACAG GAGAGAAGCCGTACATGTGCACTGTGCCAGACTGTGGAAAGCGCTTCACTGAGTACTCCAGCCTCTACAAGCACCACGTGGTCCACACGCATTGCAAGCCCTACACCTGCAATAGCTGTGGGAAGACCTACCGCCAGACCTCCACGCTGGCCATGCACAAGCGCAGCAGCCACGGCGAGCTGGAGGTCATCGAGGAGAGCGAAGAGGCCTTCTACGAACAGCATCAGCTGGAGG CTGCTGCTACTGACAGAGACTTCCCCGACAACAGCAAGTGTATTGCTTTCCTGTCGGAGTTGGgggctgaggaagaggaagatggcATGCTTACACACGTCTCGCTTATCACTCAGGGTGGGACAGAGCCG GTCAGCGTGTTGCAGAAAGACCTGCAGGCCCTGGGCAGTGCCATCAGCATGGTGACGCAGAGCGGTGCCCTCGCTGTGCCCAGGGAGGAGCTGGCAGGTGATGACACACACACCGTGACTGTGACCCACACCGACGGTGCTGAGATGCAGCCG GTTACCATAGTCACGTCGGGGGCAGTCATGGCTGAAGAATCGGCCGCCACATCCCTCTGTCATCAGCAGGTGGCATTGGTGGCTACCACCAACGGCACCCACATCACAGTGCAG CTGGAAGACCAGCCGAGCCTGGAGGAAGCCATGAGTATGACCACAGTAGCAATCCAGTACGAACCTGTAACGCTCGACGAAGCCTTGGCCGAGAATGGATGCTGA
- the RPL10A gene encoding 60S ribosomal protein L10a → MSSKVSRDTLYEAVKEVLQGSKTKKRKFVETVELQISLKNYDPQKDKRFSGTVRLKSTPRPKFSVCLLGDQQHCDEAKAVDIPHMDIEALKKLNKNKKLVKKLAKKYDAFLASESLIKQIPRILGPGLNKAGKFPSLLTHNENLVAKVDEVKSTIKFQMKKVLCLAVAVGHVKMTEDELVYNIHLAINFLVSLLKKNWQNVRALYIKSTMGKPQRLY, encoded by the exons atgaG CAGCAAGGTCTCCCGCGACACCCTGTATGAGGCGGTGAaggaggtgctgcagggcagcaagaCCAAGAAGCGCAA GTTTGTGGAGACGGTGGAGCTGCAGATCAGCCTGAAGAACTACGACCCCCAGAAGGACAAGCGCTTCTCCGGCACCGTCAG GCTGAAGTCGACTCCGCGGCCCAAGTTCTCTGTCTGCTTGCTTGGGGACCAGCAGCACTGCGATGAGGCCAAAGCCGTTGACATTCCTCACATGGACATAGAAGCTCTGAAGAAACTCAACAAAAACAAGAAGCTGGTGAAGAAGCTGG CCAAGAAGTACGATGCCTTCCTGGCTTCCGAGTCCTTGATCAAGCAGATTCCTCGAATCCTGGGTCCAGGCCTGAACAAAGCCGGCAAATTCCCTTCTCTCCTCACCCACAATGAAAACCTGGTGGCCAAGGTTGACGAGGTCAAATCTACCATCAAATTTCAGATGAAGAAG GTGCTGTGTCTGGCTGTGGCCGTCGGTCACGTGAAGATGACAGAGGACGAACTGGTCTACAACATCCACCTGGCCATCAACTTCCTGGTGTCCTTGCTGAAGAAGAACTGGCAGAACGTGCGTGCTCTGTATATCAAGAGCACCATGGGGAAGCCCCAGCGCCTCTACTAG